Proteins from a genomic interval of Dermacentor variabilis isolate Ectoservices chromosome 8, ASM5094787v1, whole genome shotgun sequence:
- the PIG-Q gene encoding phosphatidylinositol glycan anchor biosynthesis class Q translates to MTNGFANIFLPVQLCQGTGVLVGCADNAETNIACSASLLLPDSEATKATIDVFRDCLASSLARCGESCFVGLLTRGDDHVVLVAHAKETLDFCIQVDDYGNVVQSFVRQPSTRTMVVLYDAHVLERTPSFRERGVNALVGWLIECQQFRLPESVGGAADVVYASSDAEEISFLWQPAICAGSLIHAAKAGMARKLPTRARTILSTCAQATSTGALICKRLDDFAAVADSVRLHGRITLRCKNRMCSVLLDCLLGACLAWVVHWDNGFSEEVPWASLEWTETVVQHLQTLIQWLMGAPAGLKLNAALNNALGRFFLYHISLWKTYVGVVDPWVGALLSLWPGSLTLHLALASDLLALATVHMYCFYGYACRLYQGWVRALGALWRLFRGRKWNPLRRRVDSHRYDVDQMFVGTLLFGVLFFLFPTVAVYYVVFVALRLVVLCVQGLLSRAVLVWDSLPFYTLAARTVSGRPIVGDVRFDALSSGPEFALYMQVIGGSVDLLPEPLGFPSWKNLLADLLVGRIVYPL, encoded by the exons ATGACAAACGGCTTTGCGAATATTTTCCTACCCGTGCAGCTGTGCCAGGGCACGGGGGTGCTCGTAGGATGTGCGGACAATGCGGAGACCAACATCGCGTGCTCCGCATCGCTTCTGCTGCCCGATTCCGAAGCGACGAAAGCCACAATCGACGTGTTCAGGGACTGCCTGGCGAGCAGCTTAGCGCGGTGCGGCGAATCGTGCTTCGTGGGGCTGCTTACGAGGGGCGACGACCACGTCGTGTTGGTCGCGCACGCAAAGGAGACGCTCGACTTCTGCATCCAGGTCGACGATTACGGGAACGTGGTGCAGTCCTTCGTGAGACAGCCCTCGACGAGGACGATGGTCGTGCTGTACGACGCTCACGTGCTAGAGCGCACTCCTAGCTTCCGAGAGCGCGGCGTCAACGCCTTGGTCGGCTGGTTGATCGAATGCCAGCAGTTTCGACTGCCTGAAAGCGTCGGCGGCGCCGCAGACGTCGTGTACGCCAGTTCCGACGCGGAGGAAATCTCTTTCCTGTGGCAGCCCGCGATCTGTGCCGGTTCGTTGATACATGCTGCGAAGGCGGGAATGGCGCGCAAGCTGCCCACTCG GGCTAGGACGATTCTGTCGACGTGTGCCCAGGCAACGTCCACGGGTGCACTGATCTGCAAGCGACTCGACGACTTCGCTGCCGTCGCCGACAGCGTGCGGTTACATGGCCGCATCACTCTTCG CTGCAAGAACAGGATGTGCAGCGTGCTGCTCGACTGCTTGCTGGGCGCCTGCCTCGCCTGGGTCGTGCACTGGGACAACGGCTTCTCCGAGGAAGTGCCGTGGGCCTCGCTCGAGTGGACCGAG ACGGTCGTCCAGCACCTGCAGACGCTCATCCAGTGGCTGATGGGCGCCCCCGCTGGACTGAAGCTGAACGCTGCTCTCAACAACGCGCTGGGACGCTTCTTCCTCTATCACATAAGCCTCTGGAAGA CGTACGTGGGCGTCGTGGACCCGTGGGTCGGGGCGCTGCTCAGCCTCTGGCCGGGCAGCCTCACCCTGCACCTGGCGCTGGCCTCGGACCTGCTGGCGCTGGCCACGGTGCACATGTACTGCTTCTACGGCTACGCGTGCCGCCTCTACCAGGGCTGGGTTCGCGCGCTGGGCGCCCTCTGGCGGCTGTTCCGCGGGCGCAAGTGGAACCCGCTGCGGCGGCGCGTCGACTCGCACCGCTACGACGTCGACCAGATGTTCGTGGGCACGCTGCTGTTCGGCGTGCTCTTCTTCCTGTTCCCCACCGTGGCCGTCTACTACGTCGTCTTCGTGGCG CTCCGTTTGGTCGTCTTGTGCGTCCAAGGATTGCTGAGTCGCGCGGTTCTGGTGTGGGACTCGTTGCCGTTCTACACCCTGGCGGCGAGAACAGTCAGCGGACGTCCGATTGTGG GAGACGTCCGCTTCGACGCCTTGTCATCGGGACCGGAGTTCGCACTCTACATGCAG GTGATCGGCGGAAGCGTGGATTTGCTCCCAGAACCCTTGGGCTTCCCTTCGTGGAAAAACCTCTTGGCCGACCTCCTGGTTGGACGCATCGTCTATCCGCTGTGA